A stretch of bacterium DNA encodes these proteins:
- a CDS encoding NDP-sugar synthase, giving the protein MKAIILVGGEGTRLRPLTIHRLKGTVPMVGRPFLEYQFALLKRHGVRDITLSICHKPELVRKAFGTGSRFGVKLHYATEKTPLGTAGAIKNAQKYVRGAEAVAVLNGDELTDWDFTQMARIHRKNKAMVTIGLSWVADPTAYGLVLFNSRGRVQRFVEKPNMDEVKSHWINSGLYIFDAAVFDAIPVNTNFSAERQLFQNLLNTNERVWAYTSRNYWKDIGTTAKYHQAHMDILENKMRMLPMGKTWKNNKQLRMGKNCRIHPQAMLYAPTVIGDHCAIQTDARIGDLVVMGKNVMVGQRAIIERSVLWDDISIGEGARLTGCVIASGCKIGRYTVIRPNTVLGENAVVPDYSQV; this is encoded by the coding sequence GTGAAAGCCATTATTCTGGTCGGCGGCGAAGGAACACGTTTGCGCCCGCTGACCATCCACCGGCTCAAAGGCACTGTTCCCATGGTGGGACGTCCTTTTTTGGAATACCAGTTTGCGCTGCTCAAGCGTCACGGGGTACGTGATATCACGCTCTCCATCTGTCACAAACCTGAATTGGTCCGCAAGGCATTTGGTACGGGAAGCCGGTTTGGCGTGAAGCTGCATTATGCCACGGAGAAAACCCCGCTGGGCACAGCAGGTGCAATCAAAAATGCGCAAAAATATGTACGGGGCGCAGAAGCGGTTGCGGTATTGAATGGGGATGAATTAACTGATTGGGATTTCACTCAGATGGCCCGGATTCACCGGAAGAACAAAGCCATGGTGACAATCGGTCTGAGCTGGGTCGCCGACCCGACCGCCTACGGTCTGGTCCTGTTTAATTCGCGGGGCCGGGTGCAGCGGTTTGTGGAAAAACCAAATATGGATGAGGTCAAGAGCCACTGGATTAATTCAGGATTGTATATATTTGATGCGGCAGTTTTTGATGCGATTCCGGTCAATACAAATTTTTCCGCTGAGCGCCAACTTTTTCAAAACCTGCTCAATACCAATGAACGGGTCTGGGCGTATACCAGCCGGAATTATTGGAAAGATATCGGAACAACTGCTAAATATCATCAGGCCCACATGGATATTTTGGAAAATAAAATGCGCATGCTGCCGATGGGCAAAACCTGGAAAAACAACAAGCAATTGCGTATGGGGAAAAATTGCCGGATTCATCCTCAGGCCATGCTGTATGCACCAACGGTTATCGGCGATCATTGCGCCATTCAGACGGATGCACGTATCGGCGATTTGGTCGTCATGGGGAAAAACGTGATGGTTGGACAGCGTGCCATTATTGAGCGCAGCGTGTTATGGGATGATATCAGCATCGGCGAAGGAGCGCGTCTGACCGGATGTGTCATTGCCTCCGGTTGCAAAATCGGGCGCTATACCGTGATAAGACCCAATACAGTGTTGGGCGAAAATGCCGTGGTGCCGGATTACAGCCAGGTATAG
- a CDS encoding NAD-dependent epimerase/dehydratase family protein, translated as MRILVTGGAGFIGSNVADAYIAAGHEVAVLDDLSSGNIDNVNPNAKFYQVDISDTKVEEVFAEFKPEVLNHHAAQISVPLSVDNPREDARVNIVGWLNILEACHKHAVRRVIYISSGGVVYGEPKKLPADETYPLQPASPYGISKFTGENYLDFYAKKTGFQYVTFRYGNVYGPRQVPHGEAGVVSIFIQALLAGKAPTIFGDGSCVRDYVFVGDVVRANMLALEKGENVALNIGTNLPTDVNQVYQAVRTAMDNQTPALSGPPRRGDLQAIYLNAGLAEKILGWKPETAFGDGVKKTYEYFRDKAKETNQ; from the coding sequence ATGCGTATTTTGGTTACCGGCGGCGCTGGATTTATTGGTTCGAATGTGGCGGATGCCTATATTGCCGCAGGCCATGAAGTGGCTGTTTTAGATGATCTTTCATCCGGCAATATTGATAATGTTAATCCCAATGCCAAATTCTACCAGGTGGATATTTCAGATACCAAGGTCGAGGAAGTTTTTGCGGAGTTCAAGCCCGAAGTGTTGAATCATCATGCGGCCCAAATTTCAGTGCCGTTATCCGTAGACAATCCGCGCGAAGATGCCCGGGTAAATATTGTTGGTTGGCTCAACATCCTGGAAGCCTGTCACAAGCATGCGGTCCGCCGCGTTATTTATATTTCCTCCGGCGGGGTGGTGTACGGGGAACCGAAAAAACTTCCGGCAGATGAGACGTATCCTTTGCAGCCGGCTTCACCGTATGGTATTTCCAAATTTACCGGTGAGAATTATCTGGATTTTTATGCTAAAAAAACGGGATTTCAGTATGTTACGTTTCGTTACGGCAATGTTTACGGCCCGCGTCAGGTACCGCATGGCGAAGCCGGGGTGGTTTCTATTTTTATCCAAGCCCTGCTGGCAGGCAAAGCGCCGACTATTTTCGGGGATGGTTCCTGCGTGCGCGACTATGTTTTTGTTGGGGATGTTGTCCGGGCAAATATGCTGGCCCTGGAAAAAGGGGAGAATGTGGCATTGAATATCGGCACTAATCTTCCGACGGATGTCAATCAGGTGTACCAGGCAGTCCGGACTGCCATGGACAATCAAACTCCGGCGTTGAGCGGTCCGCCGCGCCGCGGTGATTTGCAGGCGATCTATCTCAATGCCGGTTTGGCGGAAAAAATTCTGGGCTGGAAACCGGAAACCGCTTTTGGTGATGGGGTCAAAAAAACTTATGAGTATTTTCGGGATAAGGCCAAGGAGACAAATCAGTGA